The Triticum urartu cultivar G1812 chromosome 5, Tu2.1, whole genome shotgun sequence genome contains the following window.
aataactaaaacacatctagatgtgccctagacacaccCTAAAACTATCTATATAGAGTATGTAATGTAGCTAGAGTGCAGATGAGCAATATTAGATGCTCGTCAGCTGGTGATTATGCTTATATCTGATTAGGGACCGATTAACATGTGTACCGAGAGCTGTAGAGCTAGCAGTGAGTCAGGGACGCGCGCTCGTGCCAAAAAAAAAAAACTCCTGGGCAGTGTCCCGGCAGAACAAGGGCAGTGGGGCTCGCTTTTCTTTCTTGATCAACAGGCATTCGTGCGTGCCGCCTTCCTCCCTGCTCCAAGTAAATAGATAGAAGGCGTCTACCGTCTGCCGGTTGCTGCAGAACACTAACCGACCGAGGGGAGATCCGATCGGCAATGGCGACGCCGATGCTGCGATCTGCCGTTGCTGGCCTCGCGCTCCGGCGATCGGCAAGCCTGAGGCTTCCTGCTCGCCCCGCGTCGGCCGTTTCCTTCGGCAGCAACACCGCCGCCGGCCGGGTACGTACGTCCCAAAATATTAGCTGCGCGCATGCATCACCTCGAATTCGCATTGGCTTATCAAGGAGAAGCAGGTGGTGAGATTAAGATGTAGGCGAACAATTACGCAAAAGACACGCTCGCGACTTCGCAGATCTCACAAGTTTACGTAATCTTATGCGCGTTTCTACTTTGCGGGGACAATAAATCTTCTGCACCTTCATTGACTACATAATGGCGGCATCGAATTTAATTTGTCGGTGCCTGCGTGTACATGCAGTTCGAGAAGCGTCATGTCGACGAGAAGAACGACGAGTCAGATGCAGCACGGCGACGACGCAACCAAGAAAGGTTAGCAAAACTCATCGATTAACCTCCTATGGCTAATCTCATTAATCAAGTATACTAAAAAAAACTTGCCGGCATCTTGATTGATTGTTTCACTTGCTCGCGCGCTCCTCTCTCTCAGACATGGCATCTCTCGAGGCCACGCCGGTGATTCTGGTGATTCTGCTtggatgatgatgatgttggaCGACGACAGGCCTCCTTCCACCGGACCAGACTCTACTGCGggctcctcctccacctcccgTGCGTCTGCGGCGGCAGAGTTGGACGTGTCCTCGCCGTCGTCGGGGGGCTTCTGGGGCGGGGAAAGCTCCTCGTCGTGGGGCTCGGGAGGAGGGGACTCGGGCTTCGGAGGAGGGGGCTGCTCGGGAGACTAGCCAGCTGTTGGACACTGGCAAGTTTTACTCCGTTTATTAATTCCTAGGACAAGGAGTATAAACCACGTTCAATTATTATTTTACATGGGATTTCTTCGCGCAATATTTTATGAAAGAACCGAATGATTCCCCTCCTTGTGCTTAGATTTTAAACGGTCACTTAAAGAAGGGATCATTATGCGTGCATCGATTTCTATGGAAtccttgtttttgtttttgtctCTTGGTCTGTTCCTTGTTTCTTACGAGCCTCGTGTAGATGAAAAGTTTCTTTAGGCTCTGCTATGGCATGTATTGCCGGACGCCCGAACCCAATGCTTTGTGTTTTTGCTGATGAGATCACGACATCTCCCACCTCGACCTGCAAATCGGTCACCCCATTCGTTCCTCGCCGATCAGAGGGAACCGGTCTGCGTGTAGTCGGCCATTCAAAGCAAGCCACATATGTCCAGTTGCTTTTAGATCGAAATTTAATAAAATTAAACAAATTTGATGCATATTTAAACAACTTAGACGATATACATTTGTGCTTGGATAATTTTTCATAAAACCGGATGGTTTTTGACATATTTAAACTATATCAGACTCTAAACCTAGCCTAATTGACTAACGGCGCCCGTTCCTCATGTTCGGCAGGCCATGAGCACTGGGAACTGAAGCTCCGCTTCCGCAGCCTGCAACGGCTAATCGGTCGATGATGATGAGCCCGCTAAACTTGGCTTCAGCGGGAGCAAAAGAGCAGTGGCCTTTCTGGGATCTCAGCACTGGAGACCTCCCATGCTCTACTCTTTCTCGCTGCCGGCGACACGTGTCGGCTTCATGGTCGTGGCGGCCGGGCGCGGCATGACGGAGTTGGGCGATAGGAGTTGACCAGCGCCTCCTACTCGGCCACATCCATGTCCTGCGCGATCATCATGCCGTTGGCGAGTTGCTCCTCCGCACGCCGGTGCTCGTCGAGGAGGTAGAGGTTGTACTATTGGTCGGCTTGCGCCTGTCCGAACGCGGTTCCCGCTCAGCCAACATCATTTCGGTGTAGTGAGCACGGGCCTCACCCATGGTGATGCCGGCATGGACTGGCGAGGAGGGTGCCACCAACTCCTTGTTGGTCGTGCCCTTCATTGGGACATCCGCAATGTCGACCTCCGTCCGCCTGTCCACCGCAATTGCGGCGATCTCCGTCTTCTGCTCGGATGAGAGGCTGTCCCAAATGGCTTTGGAGCTCAAGAAGGCCATGGCAGGCATGGTGCGGAGAGGAGAAAGGAAGCTAAGGAGGATGGATGCAGCTATAGCCGGGGCTGGAGTTGGAGCTTAAATAACCGGCGAATGGCAGGGCAAGCGAGGGTGGTTAATGGTGGTGGCAGACAGACGGATGGCGCCGGAGTAGGTTCCTCGGCAACCGCACATGTTTAGTGTAGGGAGGCCAAACAATGAGTTGTTGTTCACGTGCATCGAGAAGCGGCACGGGCGGCGTTCTAGGTGAGTGCGCTGCTTTATTGCCGGAGCGCTAGTATGAGGTCGTGTTGCTCTGAGCCAACATGAATACGGCACTGGTGTTCTGAAGCGGCGTTGACTGTTTCAATCGGGAATGTG
Protein-coding sequences here:
- the LOC125508777 gene encoding zinc finger protein AEBP2-like produces the protein MATPMLRSAVAGLALRRSASLRLPARPASAVSFGSNTAAGRFEKRHVDEKNDESDAARRRRNQERHGISRGHAGDSGDSAWMMMMLDDDRPPSTGPDSTAGSSSTSRASAAAELDVSSPSSGGFWGGESSSSWGSGGGDSGFGGGGCSGD